One part of the Candidatus Rokuibacteriota bacterium genome encodes these proteins:
- a CDS encoding AbrB/MazE/SpoVT family DNA-binding domain-containing protein — MDKSVVTVKGQVVIPSKLRRKFGIKKGTQVYFYERDGEIVIRPVTDEYLRSLAGITGTKGKLLKALLEEKAKEREL; from the coding sequence ATGGATAAGTCGGTCGTTACGGTGAAAGGCCAGGTAGTCATCCCCTCCAAGCTGCGGCGGAAGTTTGGCATCAAGAAAGGAACGCAGGTCTACTTTTACGAGCGGGATGGCGAAATAGTGATCAGACCCGTTACAGACGAATATCTCCGGAGTCTGGCTGGAATAACCGGGACGAAGGGCAAGCTGTTGAAAGCCCTGCTGGAAGAGAAGGCGAAGGAGCGAGAGCTGTGA
- a CDS encoding type II toxin-antitoxin system PemK/MazF family toxin, with protein sequence MKGTPRRGEVWLVNFNPGRGSEQKGVRPALVIQNDTGNIYAGTTIVAAVTTTIKEFPVTVVMPSGEGGLRQRSMVNLAQILTVDKARLQKRLVTLSESTMRQVDEAIRVSLDV encoded by the coding sequence ATGAAGGGGACTCCACGCAGAGGCGAGGTGTGGCTCGTCAACTTTAATCCCGGGCGCGGGAGCGAGCAAAAAGGTGTCAGACCGGCACTCGTGATCCAAAACGATACCGGAAACATCTACGCCGGCACGACGATTGTTGCGGCGGTCACGACGACGATTAAGGAATTCCCTGTTACCGTGGTTATGCCTTCTGGCGAAGGCGGGCTGAGACAGAGGTCCATGGTCAATTTGGCCCAGATTCTGACGGTCGATAAGGCTCGACTCCAGAAACGCCTTGTAACCCTCAGCGAGTCGACCATGCGACAGGTCGATGAGGCTATCCGAGTCAGCCTGGATGTATGA
- a CDS encoding ribbon-helix-helix protein, CopG family yields MAPKVKVTLSLDGDLVQTLDKISRQSKRPRSQVVQEALRLWRRKELQEKLAEGYRAMAEEDREAAERGIAAFREILK; encoded by the coding sequence ATGGCGCCGAAAGTAAAGGTGACCCTCAGTCTTGATGGGGATCTCGTGCAGACTTTGGACAAAATAAGCCGGCAGAGCAAGAGACCTCGGAGCCAGGTTGTCCAGGAAGCATTGCGCCTGTGGAGGCGGAAAGAGCTCCAGGAGAAGTTGGCGGAAGGATATCGAGCCATGGCAGAGGAGGATCGGGAAGCAGCCGAGCGTGGTATTGCTGCGTTCAGAGAGATCCTCAAATGA
- a CDS encoding type II toxin-antitoxin system VapC family toxin, with protein sequence MRAALRVLDTYSLIAYFEGEAGKDKMIEIFRAARDSGRLLLLSVVNWGEVFYITLREAGRERADHVARLISTLPIQIISADLDLTKQAAELKATRKMSYADCFAAALAKVRKAELVTGDKEFRQVGKDVKILWL encoded by the coding sequence GTGAGAGCTGCCCTCAGGGTTCTGGACACCTATAGCCTCATAGCCTACTTCGAAGGCGAGGCAGGCAAAGACAAGATGATTGAGATTTTTCGCGCAGCCAGAGACTCGGGACGCCTTCTTCTCCTCTCCGTCGTGAACTGGGGAGAGGTTTTTTACATCACCTTGAGAGAAGCGGGGCGCGAACGGGCGGATCACGTAGCACGTCTGATCTCCACCCTGCCAATTCAGATCATTTCCGCCGATTTGGATCTGACGAAGCAGGCGGCTGAGTTGAAGGCAACCAGAAAGATGTCCTACGCCGACTGCTTCGCCGCGGCCTTAGCCAAAGTACGCAAAGCCGAGTTGGTGACGGGGGATAAAGAATTCAGGCAGGTGGGAAAAGATGTAAAAATCCTATGGCTATGA